The Strigops habroptila isolate Jane chromosome 13 unlocalized genomic scaffold, bStrHab1.2.pri S16, whole genome shotgun sequence genome window below encodes:
- the NCF1 gene encoding neutrophil cytosol factor 1, whose amino-acid sequence MGDVFIRHIELLGYEKRFFPSQHYVYMFLVKWNDLSEKLVYRRFTEIYEFHKALKEMFPIESGDINTEKRIIPHLPAPKWFDGQRSTQNRQGTLAEYCYTLVNLPHKISRCLHVVNFFKVRHDDMNPVTDSQIKKPEVFLLPKDAKKNSTDITGPIVLQTYRAIADYEKSSKTEMALEAGDMVDVVEKSENGWWFCQLKNKRGWVPASYLEPMDGPDESEEQEPNYAGEPYIVLKSYTAMEADELTLKEGDTIEVIHKLLDGWWVIRKDETTGYYPSMYLQKAGEVNTFVKSELRNRSAPPRRSTIRNAKSIHKQRRKQISQETYRRNSRKYIQSRRNMKENFQNKANVIIEKNEPEENKPKAQPAVPPRPSKDLILNRCTESTRRKISTHHHDEPKMS is encoded by the exons ATGGGGGATGTCTTCATCCGGCACATCGAGCTGCTGGGCTATGAGAAAAGGTTCTTCCCCAGCCAGCACTAT GTCTACATGTTCCTGGTGAAGTGGAACGACCTCTCCGAAAAGCTTGTCTACCGCCGGTTTACTGAGATATACGAGTTCCAT AAAGCACTGAAGGAGATGTTCCCCATTGAATCCGGGGACATCAATACGGAGAAACGGATCATCCCGCACTTACCAG CCCCGAAGTGGTTTGATGGGCAGCGCTCGACCCAGAACAGGCAGGGCACGCTGGCCGAGTACTGCTACACGCTGGTCAACCTGCCTCACAAGATCTCCCGCTGCCTGCACGTGGTCAACTTCTTCAAGGTCCGTCACGATGACATGAACCCCGTCACAGACAGCCA GATCAAGAAGCCGGAGGTCTTCCTCCTGCCGAAAGATGCCAAGAAAAACTCCACTG ACATCACGGGCCCCATTGTCCTGCAGACGTACCGAGCTATTGCTGACTACGAGAAGAGCTCTAAAACCGAGATGGCTCTAGAAGCTGGGGACATGGTGGACGTTGTGGAGAAGAGCGAGAACG GCTGGTGGTTTTGCCAGTTGAAGAATAAACGGGGCTGGGTGCCAGCATCCTATCTGGAGCCGATGGATGGTCCTGATGAGTCTGAAGAGCAGGAGCCCAACTACGCAG GTGAGCCGTACATTGTCCTGAAAAGCTACACAGCCATGGAGGCGGATGAGCTGACGCTCAAGGAGGGTGATACCATCGAAGTCATCCACAAGCTCCTTGATGGCTGGTGGGTCATCAG GAAGGATGAAACGACGGGTTACTACCCCTCCATGTACCTGCAGAAAGCCGGGGAGGTGAACACCTTTGTGAAGAGTGAGCTGAGGAACCGGAGTGCTCCTCCACGGAG ATCCACCATCCGGAACGCGAAGAGCATCCACAAGCAGAGACGGAAGCAGATCAGCCAGGAAACCTACAGGAGGAACAGCAGAAAGTACATCCAGAGCAGGAGAAACATGAAGGAGAATTTCCAGAACAAAGCCAATGTCATCA TTGAGAAAAACGAGCCAGAGGAGAACAAGCCCAAGGCTCAACCTGCTGTTCCTCCCCGTCCCAGCAAAGACCTCATCCTGAACCGCTGCACTGAGAGCACCCGCAGAAAGATCTCCACCCACCATCATGACGAGCCCAAGATGTCCTAA